Proteins from a single region of Vicia villosa cultivar HV-30 ecotype Madison, WI unplaced genomic scaffold, Vvil1.0 ctg.000650F_1_1_1, whole genome shotgun sequence:
- the LOC131630130 gene encoding uncharacterized protein LOC131630130, whose amino-acid sequence MQLYNIPCSTHSLFRFVPSPKLLRFSNHFNTPSFSKPLIAAAAMSSVSTETPPLQVAKRLEKFKTTIFTQMSMLAIKHGAINLGQGFPNFDGPEFVKEAAIQAIRDGNNQYARGYGVPDLNIAIAERFKKDTGLVVDPEKEVTVTSGCTEAIAATILGLINPGDEVIVFSPFYDSYEATLSMAGAKVKGITLSPPDFALPIEELKSAVSKNTRAILLNTPHNPTGKMFTREELNAIASVCIENDVLVFSDEVYDKLAFDLEHISIASLPGMFERTVTMNSLGKTFSLTGWKVGWAIAPPHLSWGLRQAHAYLTFATTNPMQRAAAVALRAPESYYTELKRDYMAKRAILVEGLKAVGFKVFPSNGTYFVIVDHTTFGHENDVAFCEYLVKEVGVAAIPTSVFYLNPEEGKNLVRFTFCKDEGTLRAAVEKMKEKLRK is encoded by the exons ATGCAGCTCTATAACATCCCTTGCTCCACACACTCCCTCTTCAGATTCGTACCCTCCCCAAAATTGTTACGCTTTTCTAATCATTTCAACACCCCCTCTTTCTCCAAACCTCTCATTGCCGCCGCCGCCATGTCCTCCGTTTCCACCGAGACTCCGCCTCTGCAG GTTGCAAAGCGGTTAGAGAAGTTCAAAACAACAATTTTCACCCAAATGAGTATgcttgccatcaaacatggagccATAAACCTTGGTCAGGGTTTTCCTAATTTCGATGGTCCGGAATTCGTAAAGGAAGCAGCAATTCAGGCAATCAGAGATGGGAATAATCAGTATGCAAGGGGTTATGGAGTTCCAGACCTCAACATTGCCATTGCTGAGAGGTTCAAGAAAGATACTGGATTAGTTGTGGACCCTGAAAAGGAAGTTACTGTTACGTCTGGGTGCACAGAAGCAATTGCTGCAACTATTTTAGGATTGATTAATCCCGGCGATGAGGTTATTGTGTTTTCTCCTTTTTATGATTCTTATGAAGCCACTTTATCCATGGCTGGTGCAAAAGTGAAAGGCATTACTTTGAGCCCTCCAGATTTTGCTCTCCCGATTGAAGAGTTGAAGTCCGCCGTCTCAAAGAATACCCGAGCCATTCTTTTAAATACCCCTCACAATCCTACTGGAAAGATGTTCACTCGAGAGGAGCTCAATGCCATTGCATCTGTTTGCATCGAGAATGATGTTTTGGTGTTTAGTGATGAAGTTTATGATAAGTTGGCATTTGATTTGGAACACATTTCTATTGCTTCTTTGCCTGGAATGTTCGAGCGGACGGTGACAATGAACTCGTTAGGGAAGACATTCTCTTTGACTGGATGGAAAGTCGGCTGGGCCATAGCACCTCCACACTTATCATGGGGACTGCGACAGGCGCATGCTTACCTCACTTTCGCAACCACAAATCCAATGCAGCGGGCTGCTGCAGTAGCTCTAAGGGCACCAGAGTCGTATTACACTGAACTGAAGAGGGATTATATGGCAAAGAGAGCTATTTTGGTTGAAGGGTTGAAGGCTGTTGGCTTCAAGGTATTCCCGTCTAATGGAACATACTTTGTGATTGTAGATCACACCACTTTTGGACATGAAAATGATGTTGCATTTTGCGAATATCTTGTTAAGGAGGTAGGAGTGGCGGCCATTCCTACCAGTGTGTTTTACTTGAATCCAGAAGAGGGAAAGAATCTAGTCCGGTTTACTTTCTGCAAGGATGAAGGAACTCTTAGGGCTGCTGTTGAGAAGATGAAGGAAAAGCTTAGAAAATGA
- the LOC131630131 gene encoding uncharacterized protein LOC131630131, with product MSTHNHTPTHPLQIAKRLEKFKPTIFTQMSMLAIKHGAVNLGQGFPNFDGPDFVKEAAIQAIRDGKNQYARGYGIPDLNIAIAERFKKDSGLVVDPEKEVTVTSGCTEAIAATVLGLINPGDEVILFAPFYDSYIATLSMAGANIKSITLRPPDFAVPIEELKSAISKNTRAVVINTPHNPTGKVFTREELYTIASLCIENDVLVFTDEVYHKLSFDMEHVSIASLPGMFERTVTMNSLGKTFSLTGWKVGWAIAPEHLTWGVRQAHTFINFSIANPLQCGAVAALRAPDSYYADLKRDYIAKRSILVEGLKSVGFKVFPSNGTFFVLVDHTPFGFENDVAFCEYLIKEIGVAAIPCSVFYLNQEEGKNLVRFTFCKDEETLKTAVERMKERLRK from the exons ATGTCCACTCACAATCACACTCCAACCCATCCTTTGCAG ATTGCAAAGCGGttagaaaaattcaaaccaacAATTTTCACCCAAATGAGTATgcttgccatcaaacatggagctGTTAACCTTGGTCAGGGTTTTCCCAACTTTGatggtccagattttgtaaagGAAGCAGCTATTCAAGCAATCAGGGATGGGAAAAATCAGTATGCCAGAGGTTATGGCATTCCAGATCTCAATATTGCCATCGCCGAGAGGTTCAAGAAAGATTCTGGACTAGTTGTAGACCCTGAAAAGGAAGTTACTGTTACATCTGGTTGCACAGAAGCAATTGCTGCAACTGTATTAGGATTAATAAACCCTGGTGATGAGGTTATTCTGTTTGCTCCTTTTTATGATTCTTATATTGCCACTTTATCCATGGCTGGCGCGAATATAAAGAGCATAACATTGCGCCCTCCGGATTTTGCTGTCCCGATTGAAGAGTTGAAGTCCGCCATCTCAAAGAACACTCGCGCAGTTGTTATAAATACTCCTCATAATCCTACAGGAAAGGTGTTCACTAGAGAGGAGCTTTATACCATTGCATCTCTTTGCATTGAGAATGATGTCTTGGTTTTCACTGATGAAGTTTATCATAAGTTGTCATTTGATATGGAACATGTTTCGATTGCTTCTTTGCCTGGAATGTTTGAGCGGACGGTGACAATGAACTCGTTGGGGAAGACATTCTCGTTGACAGGATGGAAGGTTGGATGGGCCATAGCACCGGAACATTTAACATGGGGAGTGCGACAGGCGCACACGTTCATTAACTTCTCAATTGCAAATCCTTTGCAGTGTGGTGCTGTAGCAGCTCTTCGAGCGCCAGATTCTTACTATGCGGATCTAAAGAGGGATTATATTGCAAAGAGAAGTATTTTGGTGGAAGGTTTGAAGAGTGTTGGATTCAAGGTTTTCCCATCCAATGGAACCTTCTTCGTGCTTGTAGATCATACCCCTTTTGGATTTGAAAATGATGTTGCATTTTGTGAATATCTAATTAAGGAGATTGGGGTGGCGGCGATTCCTTGCAGTGTGTTTTACTTGAATCAAGAAGAGGGGAAGAACTTAGTCAGATTCACTTTCTGCAAGGACGAGGAAACTCTTAAGACCGCTGTTGAGAGGATGAAGGAGAGGCTTCGAAAATAA
- the LOC131630146 gene encoding uncharacterized protein LOC131630146: MVKPATKDESGAESNRYSVVFSVAAAVFSSECCCHYGNGVAYSNSVIYAVICNLELNVLNEVAKRLEKFKETILTQVSTLVIKHGAINLGQGFPNFDGPDFVKEAAIQAIRDGKNQYARGYGISDLNIAIAERFKKDSGLVVDPEKEVTVTSGCTEAIVATVLGLINPGDKVILFSPFYDSYIATLSMAGSNIKSITLRPPEFAVPIEELKSTISTNTRAVVINTPHNPTGKVFSREELYTIASLCIENDVLVFTDEVYHKLEFDMEHVSIASLPGMFERTVTMNSLGKTFSLTGWKVGWAIAPEHLTWGVRQAHTFINFSIANPLQCGAVAALRAPDSYYADLKRDYIAKRSILVEGLKSVGFKVFPSNGTFFVLADHTPFGFENDVAFCEYLIKEIGVAAIPCSVFYLDQEEGKNLVRFTFCKDEETLKTAVERMKERLKK; encoded by the exons ATGGTAAAACCAGCGACGAAGGATGAGAGTGGTGCTGAATCTAACCGTTATTCGGTTGTTTTTTCGGTGGCTGCTGCAGTCTTTTC GAGTGAGTGTTGTTGTCATTACGGCAATGGTGTGGCTTATTCTAATTCAGTAATATATGCTGTCATATGTAATTTGGAATTGAATGTTTTGAATGAG GTTGCAAAGAGGTTAGAGAAGTTCAAAGAAACAATTCTCACCCAAGTTAGCACGCTTGTCATCAAACATGGAGCCATTAACTTAGGTCAGGGTTTTCCCAACTTTGatggtccagattttgtaaaaGAAGCAGCAATTCAAGCAATCAGGGATGGGAAAAATCAGTATGCCAGGGGTTATGGAATTTCAGATCTCAACATTGCCATTGCAGAGAGGTTCAAGAAAGATTCTGGACTAGTTGTAGACCCTGAAAAGGAAGTTACTGTTACATCTGGTTGCACAGAAGCAATTGTTGCAACTGTATTAGGACTAATAAATCCTGGTGATAAGGTTATTCTGTTTTCCCCTTTCTATGATTCTTATATTGCCACTCTATCCATGGCTGGTTCAAATATAAAAAGTATAACGCTGCGCCCTCCAGAGTTTGCTGTCCCGATTGAAGAGTTGAAGTCCACCATCTCAACGAACACTCGTGCCGTTGTTATAAATACCCCTCACAATCCTACAGGAAAAGTTTTCTCCAGAGAGGAGCTCTACACCATTGCATCTCTTTGCATTGAGAATGATGTCTTGGTTTTCACTGATGAAGTTTATCATAAGTTGGAATTTGATATGGAACATGTTTCGATTGCTTCTTTGCCTGGAATGTTTGAGCGCACAGTGACAATGAACTCGTTGGGGAAGACATTCTCGTTGACAGGATGGAAGGTTGGATGGGCCATAGCACCGGAACACTTAACATGGGGAGTGCGACAAGCGCACACGTTCATTAACTTCTCAATTGCAAATCCTTTGCAGTGTGGTGCTGTAGCAGCTCTTCGAGCGCCAGATTCTTACTATGCGGATCTAAAGAGGGATTATATAGCAAAGAGAAGTATTTTGGTGGAAGGTTTGAAGAGTGTTGGATTCAAGGTTTTCCCATCCAATGGAACCTTCTTTGTGCTTGCAGATCACACCCCTTTTGGATTTGAAAATGATGTTGCGTTTTGTGAATATCTAATTAAGGAGATTGGGGTGGCGGCGATACCTTGCAGTGTGTTTTATTTGGATCAAGAAGAGGGGAAGAATTTAGTCAGATTCACTTTCTGCAAGGACGAGGAAACTCTTAAGACCGCGGTTGAGAGGATGAAAGAGAGGCTTAAAAAATAA